CCATTTTTACCAAACGCAACAAGACTAGTCGAACAATTTCTAGATCATCTCATTGAAAAAAGCCCAGAAGAAATTATAAGAGAAGGCATCCTTCCAAGAGGCACAAAAGAAGAATGGCACTCCTCGCTAGAAGAAAAAGTATTAGTAGGCAGCGTGAAAACTGAAGCCGACTATGAAGCATATAGAAAAGAAGGCTTATACCAGTTACCAGTCACACAGCTAAAACCAGGATGGCAAGAAGCAAAGTACATAGCATTATATGCACCGAAAAAATGGCACGGAGAAAAAGGCGGTATCCAATACGTAGCCAAAATCAAACAAATTCAAATGCAACAAAACGATGATTATGTACATTTCGAACTAGAGCCATGGAAAAAACTAGACCACCTCATCCGCCCAGTAGGATATGGCATTCAAACATACACCATAACAACTATGTCATTATTAAAAGAAGTACAAGAACTCCCAGAACTCTTCATGAAATCAAAAGAAGAACGAATTCTTTGGAAAACGCTGCGTCGTTTTACGAAGCAAGTTAAGGTTGAGCTGGATCATCGTAATTTAGATGAGGCTTCTTCTGTTAAGAGTTATTATGTGGAGGATGTTCAGATTTGGGTTGATTATGAGAGTGGGGTTGTTATGGTTGGGGGAGTTAAGGAAGTTCCTTTGGAGTTGGTTGTTGGGAGAGGATCGGTGTTGTTTAGGGAGGTTTTAGAAGTACTAAATGTTAGGGGATAGCACTTAGATACAAAGGGGATTAAATAATGGATAAGAGACCGAATTTATTTTCATATGGAACAAGTGAATTGTCGCAAGATGCTTTTATTTGTTGGTTAACAGAGTGGGCGAACCCAATCTATAAAGAAACCGATGAATGCTTACATGAAGCTGGTATAGATTTTATTAGAAGAATATATGACTTACATAAAAAGAACTTTCCAGCTTCTATTAAAGAAATTAAGATTACGACACAATTTAAAGGTTTAGATATACTTATTGAAGTTAATGGTAATCAGGCTATTTTAATTGAAGATAAAACATATACAAAAGAGCATTCTAATCAACTAAAACGTTATTATGAAGATGTAATGAAATTAAAAAAATATGAAGAAAATGATCTGTTGCCTATCTATTATAAAATAGGTAATCAAAGTGATTATTCAGCAGTGATTGATGCAAAGTATATGTTGTTTACAAGAAAACAAATGCTTAAATTTTTACAAGAGAATATAGACAGAGGCGTGCAAAATCAAATGTTTTTAGATTACTATTTTTATTTAAGAGAAATAGAGCAAAAATATGATTCATATAAGACACTTCCGTTAAGCGTGTGGAAAGGTGAAGCTTGGGAAGGATTTTATGAGGAGTTAAAGCAACGTGGGATCAAAGGTCAATATGGATATGTAGCTAATCCGAATGGTGGATTCTATGCCTTATGGTGGAATGAACAAGAAGATAATAATTGTAAGCAGTATTTGCAGTTAGAAGAAGGACGTTTATGTTTTAAAATACATGTTGCTGATAAGGATAGAAGAAAAGAACTTAGGGATAAGTGGAGTAAAGCGCTAATCGAACGAAGTCATAATTCTTCTTTCAATGTGGAGAAACCTAGATTTGGTAATGGGCGATATATGACGGTTGCTGTGGTGAGGGATTATAGAGTGGGAGATGGAAAAGGAAGAATTGATATTCCTGGAACGATGGGAGTTTTAGGTGAAGTGGAGAAATTGTTAAAAATGGTGGATGTTCAATAGTAGATGCAATTATTAAATATATTGGATAAAGTGTATTGTTAACTATGGGAAGAAGAGTATATAGGGTATATGCTCTTCTTTTTATTTTTAAATAACAAGGAAAGAAAGCTAAATTTACAGGAAAAGTTCTTCAAGTAATGGAAGGGCAAGGTGAGACTCAATTAAGAATAGCAGTTAATGGGGATTACGATAAAGTATTATATGTTGCTTATAAAAGCGATATTTTAAATTCAAGAGTGTTAGAAAAAGACAATGTTACTGTTAAGGGAAAATCAGCAGGTATCTTTACTTATAAATCTACTATGGGTGGCGAAATTAGTATCCCAGCAATGTTAGTAGAAAAAATTGATATTAATTAATAAGAAGCAATGCAGCAGTTTAACCCCTAGTTAAACTGCTTTTCCATTATAATAGAAGAAAAATCAAACGGAGGGAAACCCACATGCCAACCTACAACAAACTAATCCGAAACAAAATCCCGCAAATAATAAAATCTAACGGCAAAACACCCACAACTAGAATCCTAAACGAAGATGAATACATAGAGGAACTATGCAAGAAAACACAACAAGAACTAACAGAATACATCGAAGCAAAAACAAAACCGCATAAACTAGAAGAACTATCCGACCTACTAGAACTAATAAACGCCCTAGCCGAACACGAAGGCACAACACTAGAAGAAATCAACAAAATCCGTAAAAAGAAAGCAGAAGAACGAGGTGGCTTTTCAGATCGCGTTTTTCTAATCAAAGTAACCGATAACTAACCCCTCCTAAGCCCCTACCAAGCCCCTACCAAGTAATAAATCACTAAGAAAAAACACAACAAAACAAAAACACCAACAAACACCGTAGTAGGCGTCGAAAAAAATTTTGAAATAACACGCCAAAAACCCAAGCCTCCTTCCTATATATAGTACAAAGAGGAAATTTTCATTTTTGAATGGAGACGGGAGGAATTAGGATGGCGGTGTATCGTACTGTGCAGGTGAATTTTTGGCAGGATGATTTTGTTTTGGATTTGACGCCGGAGGAGCGGTATTTTTATGTGTATTTGTTAACTTGTTCGAAGACGACGCAGTGTGGGGTTTTTCCTTTTCCGAAGCGATTAGCTGAGATGGAGACGGGTTATAACAGGGAGACGGTTGATAAGCTTTTGCAGCGCTTTGTTGATTATGGAAAGATTCTGTATGATGCGGATACACGGGAGTTATTCGTTTTAAATTGGCTTCGTTATAATCCGGTGACGAATACGAATGTGGAGAAGTGTGTGCTTCGTGAGCTGAAGGGTGTGAAGAATAAGGAGTTTGTACATATGTTTCTTCAGAAGTGCGTAGAGGAGGAGCTGAATGTTCCGATGCTTTTAGCGCATTTCGGTATGCCGAGTGATTTGGCTGTGGATGATGTTGATCCAGTTTGTGAGGAGACAGAGGAAGAAGAGGTTATAGAGGAAGAGATGGGAAGTCGTGTGTTTTCTTTTTATGAGCAACATTTCGGTAGTTTGTCTCCGCATACTGTAGAGGAACTGAGTGCGTGGATGGAAGATTTGTCAGAGGAGCTTGTGCTGAAGGCTCTTCAAATTGCGTTTGAGAATAATAAGCGGACGGTTGCTTATGTGAAAGGTATTTTGAGAGGGTGGCACGGGAAAGGGTTTACGAAATTGTGTGAGGTGGAGGCGAATACGGCGAGCTTTAGGAAGAAGGAGTCGTCTGTTAGTACGGGGGAGACGGAGGAGTTTTTGGCCAGGTGTGAGGAGTGGGAGAAGAATGCGCCGTCTGAGGAAGAGTTGCAGCGCTTTTTAGCGGAGCGCGGGTGGCGTCCATGAGTATTCAAAATGTGGAGGCGGAAAAGACGGTGTTAGGTTCTCTATTACTTGATGGAGAGCTTATTAAGGAGTGCCGTTTGACGGAGCAGTATTTTTCTCTGTCAGTGCACAAGTCTATATTTCAGTTAATGCGAAAAATGGAAGAAGAGGGGCAACCGATTGATCTTGTGACGTTCATTTCTAGGGTAGATCCGAAGTTTTTAGAGGGGATCGGGGGAATGGAGTATTTTATAGGATTAATGGATGGTGTGCCTACAATTGCTAACTTCTCTTATTATGAGGGGCTTGTTCGAGGTGCCTGGAAAATGTATCAGGCGGGTGTTCTCGGGCACAAGATGGGAGAGCGTCTTATTGCGGAGAAGAATGAAAAAATTATTGGTGAGACGATTACGGCACTTTGTGAGTTAGAGGAAAAGGACTGTGTATGTGAGTTTGATTTGAAGGATGCGCTAGTTGATTTATATGAAGAGCTTCATCAAGATGCGAAAGAGATTACTGGTATTGAGACTGGTTATACATCGCTAAATAAAATGACGTGTGGATTGCAGGAAGGTGATTTTGTCGTTCTTGGTGCGCGGCCTTCTATGGGGAAGACTGCGTTTGCGCTAAATGTTGGCATGCATGCGGCGAAGTCTGGAGCGGTGGTTGGGTTGTTTTCGTTAGAGATGAGTAGTAAGCAAT
This Bacillus paramycoides DNA region includes the following protein-coding sequences:
- a CDS encoding PD-(D/E)XK nuclease family protein translates to MDKRPNLFSYGTSELSQDAFICWLTEWANPIYKETDECLHEAGIDFIRRIYDLHKKNFPASIKEIKITTQFKGLDILIEVNGNQAILIEDKTYTKEHSNQLKRYYEDVMKLKKYEENDLLPIYYKIGNQSDYSAVIDAKYMLFTRKQMLKFLQENIDRGVQNQMFLDYYFYLREIEQKYDSYKTLPLSVWKGEAWEGFYEELKQRGIKGQYGYVANPNGGFYALWWNEQEDNNCKQYLQLEEGRLCFKIHVADKDRRKELRDKWSKALIERSHNSSFNVEKPRFGNGRYMTVAVVRDYRVGDGKGRIDIPGTMGVLGEVEKLLKMVDVQ
- a CDS encoding nucleoside triphosphate pyrophosphohydrolase, which codes for MPTYNKLIRNKIPQIIKSNGKTPTTRILNEDEYIEELCKKTQQELTEYIEAKTKPHKLEELSDLLELINALAEHEGTTLEEINKIRKKKAEERGGFSDRVFLIKVTDN
- a CDS encoding DnaD domain-containing protein, yielding MAVYRTVQVNFWQDDFVLDLTPEERYFYVYLLTCSKTTQCGVFPFPKRLAEMETGYNRETVDKLLQRFVDYGKILYDADTRELFVLNWLRYNPVTNTNVEKCVLRELKGVKNKEFVHMFLQKCVEEELNVPMLLAHFGMPSDLAVDDVDPVCEETEEEEVIEEEMGSRVFSFYEQHFGSLSPHTVEELSAWMEDLSEELVLKALQIAFENNKRTVAYVKGILRGWHGKGFTKLCEVEANTASFRKKESSVSTGETEEFLARCEEWEKNAPSEEELQRFLAERGWRP
- the dnaB gene encoding replicative DNA helicase, with translation MSIQNVEAEKTVLGSLLLDGELIKECRLTEQYFSLSVHKSIFQLMRKMEEEGQPIDLVTFISRVDPKFLEGIGGMEYFIGLMDGVPTIANFSYYEGLVRGAWKMYQAGVLGHKMGERLIAEKNEKIIGETITALCELEEKDCVCEFDLKDALVDLYEELHQDAKEITGIETGYTSLNKMTCGLQEGDFVVLGARPSMGKTAFALNVGMHAAKSGAVVGLFSLEMSSKQLLKRMASCVGEVSGGRLKNPKHRFAMEDWEKVSKAFAEIGELPFEIYDNAGISVQDIWMQTRKLKRKYGDKKVLVIVDYLQLITGDPKHKGNRFQEISEISRKLKVLARELNVCVVALSQLSRSVEARQDKRPLLSDLRETGQIEQDADVIMLMYREDYYDKETVQKEMTEIHVAKHRNGPVGSFKLRFLKEFGRFVEGVK